The genomic segment ATGTTTCTGCACCCAAACCACAATTTCTAACAGTGGTTTTTGGTGcggttttgccacacatctcaCCCTTCAttagaaaagggtgaaatctgctgctAAAACCACAAacacaggctactttcatactcgcgtttggtgcggatccgtcttgtatctgcacagacggatccgcaccgataatgcaaacgcttgtatccggtcataactgatccgtttgcattattcattataAAAAAAGcctaagtcaaaactgatccatcttaacttacattgaaagtcaatgggggacggatccgttttcaattgcaccatattgtgtcagtgaaaaacggatccgtccccattgacttacattgtaactcaggacggatccgtttggctccacatagTCAGATGGTcactaaaacgctgcaagctgcgttttagtgactgtctaaaaacgcaacggagaccaaacgcagccaaactgatccttatccattcagaatgcattggggctaaactgatccgttttgggccgcttgtgagagccctgaaacggatctcgcaagcggacccagaaacgccagtgtgaaagtagccttaatatgcTGTGAATTTCACCTAGGAATTCTGTGCTTGAATGTAACTACCTACAAGAGGTATTGAGTTAGAGTTCATGTTGAAGTAGTAATAGGGTCGTCCACCTTATGGCGTTTTGCCATGTGCCTCCTCTGGGAGTGGTCTTTCTGATGACTCAGGCTTGGTCCATTACCCGCTGGTTTGGTTGTCTATTACATGCTCATTAAAGGCCATTTATATATAATTGATGGCCTGTTCTTCAGATATCCCCTCACTATTCAGTTGGTGTGGGTCCTACTCAACACCGTCGGTGATCAACTGTCTGTATCAGCTGCGGTGGCGTGTCTGCTTCATTGTATATGCTGGTATTTACTGCGCAATTCTGTACTGTTAGTAGTGGCTTATTACAGCTTTTGCAATTGAGGTCTAGAAACCTGGAGGGAGGGCATCATAGCAAAATGAAAGTAAGAAACCACGCAAGACCTTGAAGATTGCCACTTTTACCTCTGGGACCGATTCAAAGCTATTTGGATGAATAAAGACGTAGATGGACATGTAACTACCATAGCAAGAGCTCATTATTAGTCCTGCTCTATGAGAAATCGTTACGTGTATTTGTAAATAATGGCATTTTCTCTTATACATTATTTTATGTATCTCATATATGTTTCTTTTATTTAGAAAATGAATGAATGGGCGCCTATAGCAAAGAACTATCATCCACTTAAAGCTGGAAGTATTGATGGCACAGATGAAGACCCTCATGATCGCGCCGTTCTGCGGGCGATGTTGGCCCGCTATGTTCCCAATAAAGGGGTGGTTGGGGATCCCCAGTTGACTTTGTTTGTGGCACGTTTAAGCCAACAAACCACTGAAGAAAAACTAAAAGAGGTGTTTTCTCGCTATGGAGACATCCAGAGGATCCGGTTAGTTAGGGATTTCATAACTGGTTTTTCAAAGGGTTATGCATTCATTGAATATAAACAAGAGAATGCCATAAAGAAAGCGTATAGAGATGCAAACAAACTGGTGGTCGATCAGCAGGAAGTCTTTGTGGATTTTGAACTGGAAAGAACTCTGAAAGGATGGATCCCCCGCAGGCTAGGAGGTGGATTTGGTGGTAAAAAGGAGTCAGGCCAGCTTAGGTTTGGAGGCCGAGATAGACCATTTAGAAAACCGATTAATTTGCCATTTTTCCCAAGTAACACCCGCCTAGAAGTCCATGGAGAAAATAGACAAAGGTCCCGCTCCAGAGAAAGACCTTATGACAGAAGAGGGAAGAAGGAGTACACAAGAGACAGAGGACGAGATAGGTGGCCACAAAGGTCCGAAAGAGAACATACTACAGAGAGGCATTCCAAGGAGGAAAGGAACAGAGACAGAGATGACAAAGACAGGAGTAGAAGAGAAAGCAAAAGGGAAAGAAGCAGAGAGCGAGATCACAGAAGATGaagatatgatatatatatatatatatatatatatatatatatatatatatatatatatattagggctgcaacgattaatcaacgttatcgataatattcgataactggatttgttgtcaacgaatccagttatcgaataatcggccgattcgttgctatacGGGCGGGAGCAGGCGGTCAAgcgctatgcctgcgggtccttgaactttaaatcaccgcatctttattaccttacaatgaagctccagtaacaggcagagcgagtggcggcgtaacgtcactcactcacgtgatgcgcatgctccgcctgcttcattcataaagtaggtggagcaggcccgtcacgtgagtaagtgatgttacgccgccgcccgctctgcctgttactggagcttcattgtaaggtaataaagatgcagtgatttaaagtaagttactgccggttaaggaatactgctgtgagcggcggggccagggctgttatggggagggggatctgtggatggcacggttatggggagggggatgtgtggatgacactgttatgggaagggggatgtatggatggcactgttatggggagggggatctttggatgacactgttatggggaggtggatctgtggatgacactgctatggaggagatctgtggatgacacatatagcataagatgctatatagtgtcatccatagatcccccatagcatggtaacagtgccattcacaatttgttttaatatggcctttgaacataatctctaagtaaaatcatataaaccccttttattgtcattttggtgttttttcctgattaatcgatgaaattatcgacaactaatcgattattcaaataattgtTAGCTGCAAATTTGCACATTATGTAAAGACTGGTTCTTGGTGATTTTAATCCGAAGCTGAATGTGGCAGCCAGGGGTCATCGTGAGCCACAGTTTCCATAACTCGATGTAGGTGTTTGACCCAGAGGTGGATCCTATGGATTACCATAAATGTCTGTGACGGGAATAAAGGTTTAAGATTTAGTATTCTAGTCTCATTATCTATCGTTATTTACTGAATGAAGACCCTGCTGGAGGTACAGCAGCACTGAATGGGATTTGCACATAGAATATTCATTTCAATAATGGGGACTTGTGATTTTGTTATTGTCTGACATTTATACAGAGGTCGCAataccgcctgtacaagcgtcataggatccaaatccccccccccccccccccccccaaaaaaaacaagcccttatatggcagcttcgaatgaaaaaaaaaaaaaaaaaaaaaattacggctaAATAAACCTAGCCACACAGCATCTTATTTCATACTCCTCCTCTGCCAAAAATACTTCTCATAAGTGCTAAGATGAGTATTTTTAGGACACCTGTACACGAGTGCGGGTGAACACACATGAGATCTGCACAAATCTGTTTCTGCTCCATAAACTGCAATTTCTAATAGCGttatttggtgcagatttgaagtggttttgccgcagatctcgtCCTTCATTTAAAAAAGCaggaaatccgcagctaaaaccgcaaatataaatgacatgctgcggatttggaAATCTGCACAGCAGGTGAATtttcacatggaaaaaaaatctgcaaaaatgtatatgagATTGGTTTATTCTGATACTTTTTGCTCGTACTGTACTACGATCTGGTATTTCCGCACGGAATCTAAGCAGAAAAAAAACATGCATATTCCGCAATGTCTGCACATGGCCTTACACTTAAGGAAGTGGTAAAACCAGTTGTGGCACCTACAGAGAAACCATATCATGAAAAGATTTTTGCCTCTTCTGTGTGTAAGTTCCATTCCTAGTTTCGGCTTACGAATACTGAGGCATCATTGTAGTGCTGTACTCAAGTAAATGCTACTTCAGTAGCTTACATTGCTTTTCGCTTGCTCAAAAGAAAAAATCTGGTAGTTTAGTTCTGCTCTCATTAAGGCCCCATTCCCATGACCTTATTTTTGGAATTTTTTGGAGATTGgagatttatttcaatggggccgtaaaaaaTTGTTTGCagtatgcatctgtatgtctgttttgcaaataagatagaacatgtcctattattacaatgggtccataaaaaacaaacaaaaaaaaaaaacggatgcaacccaAACGTCATTGGTGACATGCGCCGTTAGATAAACGAAATCAGAGTCTTGCAGGTCTGATAcctttttaatggctaacaaagacAGAAGCAATGAttttacatagcgagctttcaaGACAACTTAAGTCTCTTTGTCAGGCGTACTACCAGAGTTTCTGAAGAAACTGAATAtattctatatacactcacctaaagaattattaggaacacatgttctatttctcattaatgcaattatctagtcaaccaatcacatggcagttgcttcaatgcatttaggggtgtggtcctggtcaagacaatctcctgaactccaaactgaatgtcagaatgggaaagaaaggtgatttaagcaattttgaacgtggcatggttgttggtgccagacaggccggtctgagtatttcacaatctgctcagttactgggattttcacgcacaaccatttctagggtttacaaagaatggtgtgaaaagggaaaaacatccagtatgcggcagtcctgtgggcgaaaatgccttgtggatgctagaggtcagaggagaatgggccgactgattcaagctgatagaagagcaacgttgactgaaataaccactcgttacaaccgaggtatgcagcaaagcatttgtgaagccacaacacccacaaccttgaggcggatgggctacaacagcagaagaccccaccgggtaccactcatctccactacaaataggaaaaagaggctacaatttgcacgagctcaccaaaattggactgttgaagactggaaaaatgttgcctggtctgatgagtctcgatttctgttgagacattcaaatggtagagtctgaatttggcgtaaacagaatgagaacatgtatccatcctctgatggctactttcagcaggataatgcaccatgtcacaaagctcaaatcatttcaaattggtttcttgaacatgacaatgagttcactgtactaaaatggcccccacagtcaccagatctcaacccaatagagcatctttgggatgtggtggaacgggagcttcgtgccctggatgtgcatccctcaaatctccatcaactgcaagatgctatcctatcaatatgggccaacatttctaaagaatgctatcagcaccttgttgaatcaatgccacgtagaattaaggcagttctgaaggcaaaagggggtccaacaccgtattagtatggtgttcctaataattctttaggtgagtgtgtatatatatatatatatatatacacagtatatacacacatacacacacaaaggGGCGTGACATGGTGTAAtaaatggacatttgaaaaacaaCAGAATATCAAAaatcttgagaatgagtccttaattatcttacagataaggccaagttcactcttcagttatttgatcagttgtagcctacacagagataaggtgtaatggaaatGTTTGCATAGgtgtgtttttgacccaaaccTGGTTTTGGATCACAATAAGGGCTTGTTCGcatgaccgtgtgaagcccgtgctgtggaccgcaaattgcggtcggctaagtacgggcaccggccgtgttgcAGCCGCATAGGGATCtcggccctattcacttgaatgggtatgtgatccctccgttccgcaaaaagatagagcaagctctatctttttgtggtgcggaagcacggaacggaacctcagaaagcactccgtagtgcttccatagtgttccgttccgcatctccagatttgtggacccattgaaatgaatgggtccgcatccgtgatgcggaatgggaacggtgtattgtggatccgcaatacgggcacaggcttcacacggtcgtgtgaaccagCCcttactgatggaaataactgatcaaataactgaagtgtgaacttggcctaagcgGTGaggttttatggtctctaaattgatgttgATCTTAGAGACCTGGTGCCCTCACTATGTTTATAGCAGTTTCTTTAGATCTTGTTTTGTGCCATAAATCCCagggacaaattcagtccagtgTTCAACATGTCAAGCAGGGTCATAAATTAGTATTTCCAAATTCTTCTGGCTCTGAGATTTGAAATTGCCTTTTACCATTTGTGTCCTTCATGGTGTCCTATgctacagaaatgcttagccacaGGAAATGTACCTTTTTCTCTTTAATTGTGTGGCAGTAGGACCTCATCCTGGCTTTACATTActgtcctgtttctccaacacagagacccccaacaggacatttagtgcagagaatcaggtacacaacattgGATGTAGAACacgtgcagatttcacccttttccatgGAAGGGCGATATCTGgggcaaatctgcaccaaaaaaattAGATAAATAGTCCAGATTTATGTAGTTTTTTGTGCagagtctgtgaaggttctcatttatccaggtcatggaatatctgtaaagaataaatcaaggcaactggacgtactgtagatttcttgaaaacttttcactcgttcttccaacaatctttctcaattctgagtgactgtacaagaattctctgggaataaatatgtaactgaatcaacatctggtaattatacccagcatggggtcagaggtcattatacccagcatggggtcaaaggtgtaaagacttcccagaaaaaggtgtcaagacagcattgtatgtgggtattttttgtgcagatttcttGTGGATTTTCCGCGTACAGCCACCCTAAGGTTGGGGTCAGACATGACTGATTAGCTGTGAATTTGGCGTTGCGGATTTTTATGCGGCAAATCCGCAGCGTTGTACAGTACCAACAGAGTGGATGATAATTTCAGAATTCACATCCTGCGTAAAAATAACGCTGCAGAAAACCTGCGGTATTGTGGATTGTAAATCCGCAGCATTCAATAGCGGATTTCCCTCTTTCCAACAGAAAGGGTGAAATCTGGCTTTTCTGCGGCAAAAAAATGCATGTAATACATGTGGTCTTGTTGCTGGATTTTCAGTCACTTGTGAATCCTGCCTAAATCTGAGCAGGAAAATGTATTTCGTATAGTAACAGTCAGGATGTTAAGCCATTACTAGAAAAATAACAAGCCATTCACATGTTTGCTGTTAATTTCCCTTTATTTTTACTCCCACTTCAAACTTTTTTGATGGTAATATCCAAACATAAGAAATTCACTTGTGTTCCTGGAGCAGGTTACATTGCACTTTATAAGGAAAACCATCCAATGTCTATAATAAATACAACTGAAAAACTGCTAAAGCCTTTGATATATTTAGTTCTTTGTTAATACTGTAAAACCCTATGGCAAATGCAATGCTTCGTACATGTACAGAATTTATTAGGCGCGATGAACATCCTCCACCTATAAATATGACATGTTGATATTTTTATGCACTCTACTTTTCATGGTGGTCGGGTAAAATATTCCCTACTTATTCTGTTTGGGAACCGAAGGCACCAAGTGGATCACACTCTAATAAGCCCTAATAAAGACATACCACAAACTGAGAAATCTGCAGTACAGGTAACTATTCACACCTGTAACAACCATTCTGGGACCAGGCAAGGAAATATATAGAAATATGTTAGCATATGCATTTTAAAAATGCatctgtcaggaggcgtattgCCTGCTAGGGTTGGTCCTGCTGGTTAAAAGCATTTCTTTCATTAGAAGATACATTGTGCAGTTATAGAGAAAATTAACTTTTAATTCTTGTGCAAATGACactcaggcccctttcacacgaacgatacggatcgtcagggtgcgttcagtgacacTCGCACTATTTTGAAAGAAAGTccggtcagttttgtctgcgattgcgttcagtgttttccAAATGGGTGAAATACGTTGTGATGCGTTTtagaaactgaaggtttacaaacatctcctagcaaccatcagtgaaaaacggatggtTTTTCAtttcactaaagccccattcacttctatggggccagggctgcgtgaaaaatgcagattatagaacatgctgcaattatcACAcagcgcagaactgatgcgtgaaaaaaggattcagtgcgggtgctatgcgttcacttcacgcgtcACACCCGCTCAGAAAACTTGcccatgtaaaagaggccttaagtgcaccaaggggcaTATTACCTTCTCTGTTCCCTCCCCttgagtgacagggccaggcattagCTGCGTCCTCTCGCTCgtgctttaaggctagggctacacagcgacatATAGGGTACAGCTACACTACATGTGTCGAGACATATTTTGtaatgctagtctatggtgtcacacaaAAAGCCATCTTGGACTTGCGACTGttgtgtctaaggctactttcacactcgcgtttggtgcggatccatcatggatctgcacagacggatccgttcagataatacaaccgcatgcatccgtttagaacggatccgtttgtattatctttaacattggccaaactgatccgtcttcaacaccattgaaagtcaatccattttgcattgtgtcagtgaaaacgcatcgtcaggcggacaccaaaacgttgcgggTTGATACTGCTGTGCTTTAATGTCTTCCcctcgctcaaaaaaaaaaaaaaaagcctaacaTGCTATAATTCTGATCTAAATTCAGCCAGTTCTTTGCCATAGAgcgcagcagcggacaggaaaaGAGAAGGGAGATGACATGTGCACACTGCGCgcaccatctcctcatacagctgatcggcaccgatctgatattggtgacctatcctgaggataagtcatcaatagtaaaagcccagacaacctctttaacataaaattaatataaattgagacttttttttaaagcttttGGGATGGAATAACCCCAAAGGTGAGGCCCCAGTAGAAAAAGATTTAGAGACTGTGCTGTAAACAGCCCTCCCCTGCACATCACATTCAGGAGATATCgctcatatgtctttttgatcaaaaCAGATGGAGGGGGGAAACATTCCATAACATTTCCTTATTGAATTtttcatgttaaaggggttctgcagttcttttaaactgatgatctatcctctggaaagatcatctgatcggtgggggtctgacacctgggacccctgccgatcagctgtttgacaaggcagcggcactggcagtagcgccacggccttctcactgtttacctcaGGCCCAATGACGTCACGacaagtatcaatggcctgggcggggctaagctccattcaagtgaacagagcttagccccgcccaggccagtgatactagtcgtgacgtcactgggcctgtgggAAACCGAGAGAAGGCTGTGGGGCTCCTAGAGCGCCactgacttctcaaacagctgattggcagatcagatgctgatgatctatccagaggatagatcatcagtttaaaagaactgcagaacccttttaaggAGAGCCAATCTTCAGGCTCATTGACTCAAAAAAGAACAGAGGTCGTTTCTGTccataaagagcatctgtcagaatgatcaaccctattaaactaggcatacagcctggtagggttgatcatgctcatAGAAGGAATACTCCGATTATGACAGTACATTGCCCCGTTGATCAGAAAACTAAAGAAAACTTTGCAAAAAAGCTCACTAGAGAAACAAGGGGTTGGCCAGAGCCCTGGCAGCACCAGATTCTTCCTCCCCCTTCCCTGGATTGATAGGGACAGACTTGTGGCTTAGCCCAATCTTCCCATGCCTGCACCATGTGTCCAAGTCTTGGCGCTTGTGCAAGTGCCTGTCATCTCACTCCTGCGCTGTTGCACCCAGTCTTGGTGCTGCTTGAGGAGCAGCAGAAGATCCACTGTATTTCTTACATAGTACTGGATAACCCATTAAAACTAAGCATTATCTCATTCAGATATAGCATTTGGCTCTTGTAGACCTGCATTTAGCCACGTCTATTGCCTCCAGTGAAAATTTGCCTTTCTGTACATCTGTATATTAGAGTATGTTGACAGCTGACATATAGTAAAAGACCCTTTGACACAACTGTGACATGAGGCAACAAACTAACAGAAGGTGGCCACTTCTTTCCATGTGCTGCAATATTTGGTATGGCTAATCTTCTTGTCCAGAAACTGGACAATACACAAATATTAGACATAAAAAAGCATAATGTAGATATCTAATTTGATGTAGATCTTTCATCTATCATGTTCAGTGGTTGTGTCCAAGcagatctacactcacctaaagaattattaggaacacctgttctatttctcattaatgcaattatctagtcaaccaatcacatggcagttgcttcaatgcatttaggggggtggtcctggtcaagacaatctcctgaactccaaactgaatgtcagaatgggaaagaaaggtgatttaagcaattttgagcgtggcatggttgtttgtgaaatactcagaccggcccgtctggcaccatctgctcagttactgggattttcacgcacaaccatttctagggtttacaaagaatggtgtgaaaagggaaaaacatccagtatgcggcagtcctgtgggcaaaaatgccttgtggatgctagaggtcagaggagaatgggccgactgattcaagctgatagaagagcaacgttgactgaaataaccactcgttacaaccgaggtatgcagcaaagcatatgTGAAGccccaacacgcacaaccttgaggcgtatgggctacaacagcagaagaccccaccgggtaccactcatctccactacaaataggaaaaagaggctacaatttgcacgagctcaccaaaattggactgttgaagactggaaaaatgttgcctggtctgatgagtctcgatttctgttgagacattcaaatggaagagtccgaatttggcgtaaacagaatgagaacatgtatccatcctctgatggctacttccagcaggataatgcaccatgtcacaaagctcgaatcatttcaaattggtttcttgaacatgacaatgagttcactgtactaaaatggcccccacagtcaccagatctcaacccaatagagcatctttgggatgtggtggaacgggagcttcgtgccctggatgtgcatccctcaaatctccatcaactgcaagatgctatcctatcaacatgggccaacatttctaaagaatgctatcagcaccttgttgaatcaatgccacgtagaattaaggcagttctgaaggcaaaagggtgtccaacaccgtattagtatggtgttcctaataattctttaggtgagtgtattaacCTCAGTGGAGATTTAgtaaactaaggcctcttgcacacgaacgtgtgcgccccgtggctgtgctgcgcctgcaaattgcgggccgcaatgcacgaacacccaccgtagggcagccacagcggatcgtggacccattcactttaatgggtccgcgatccggccgttccgcaaaaagtttggacatgttctatctttttgcggaatgaaagtacaagacgaaaccccacggaagcaccccgtagtgcttccgtagggttccgttccgtgcttccattccgcatctccggatttgcggacccattgaagtgaatgggtccgcatccgtgatgcacacggaacggtgagcGTGTAttacggatctgcaaatgcggtccgcaatacggccacggagcgcaaacgtttgtgtgaaagaaACCTAAATGTACCAGAATTCTGAGGTGTCCAAGCAGATCTATTAACGTCAGTGGAGATTTACTAAACTAAATGTGCCAGATTCTGAGGTTTTTAAGCTGCAGGAgacatgttgtagagcaggaagagctgagcagattgatgtatagttgtgtgggaaaagattcagtaaaacatgtatatattttatttaagtttctgctcattctgggctttgacgtCAAGAAGGCGGTCCTGTCAGCGattggcagccttccctctatggctgTATATACACAGATAGTTGTCAATCACAGATAGGACCGCCTACTTAACTTCAAAGATCAGAATGAGCATGgatataaatgaatgaaatacagagTATAAttaaatattttcccacaaacctatatatcagtctgcttagTTCCTCCTGCTTCATAACATGCTGCTGGCAGCTAATGCTGCATTCACaaagtgataggttccctttaagtgcaataTTATAAAGTAAGCCAATAAATAGCTGATGTAACATTAAAAGTGTCTAAAGATGCGCCAAATTTGTCATACAGCATGAGTCAGTGGGATAAATTGGGTGCATTTTCAGACTGCCTAGACTGTCTCGTGTAGGGATTAGCAGGATTAGAaaatctacctcacagttttcacAGTTTGGGAATTCCTCTCAAGGCTATTTAATTTAGTACATAGACTCTGGAAGTAGCAAAAAGCAGAAATGTCTTATAAAAGAGGTCGCAAATAGCAAAACACTAAATCTACAGGCAAATACGCTCCAGTGCAAAAGGTGGCCTATTGCAAGTATTCTACATAATTGTGGACCGAAGAAGGTAGCGagaacataatatatatatatatatatatatatagacaaatgTAGAgattgctgcagctctcacctcacaCTAAGCAGAGCACGGATGTACAGACCTGGACTTAGTCTGgagcaaaatgaaaaaagaaaacgaattccagctcttcacaataaaaggcttctttattccACTTCTTTAAAAACAGACATCAAATGCAGAGTAAtatgctgtgacgcgtttcgggctgttatatcttagcccttcatcaaggtcttgatgaagggctaagatataacagcccgaaacgcgtcacagcataTTACTCTGCATTTGATGTCTGTTTTTAAAGAAGTggaataaagaagccttttattgtgaagagctggaattcgttttcttttttcatatatatatatattattttttttactcattaTAACCAAAGGAGATTTGTtccagttttcataaatctcaATTTATAGACCACATGTAAAGAGAATTAAAAGGCATTCTCCTTCCTTGAAGTTTTCACATCCTTGCAAAATTGTAGAGCAAATCAGTGGTCCATGCAGAGCGGTTCGCTCATTGGCAGCAAGCAATTCATTACAACTCAGTGTAGACATACCAGTCCAGAATGTATGTCATACTCATGGCAACATGAAGCGAGTTTGTACTGCAGGCAGGAGGACGACAACCTTCATCCAAAAGTAGAGTCTGAacagttaaaaaatgtttttttaaaaacacttgtGCTTGTAGTTTCCAATGAATGCTTTAGTACTAGTGGTagtgcaccccccaccccccattagTTAGTAAAAAATCTGTCCTTTACCTCTTTATTAGGTCTATTGCACGTCACTCGCTGTAGCACTGTGGGGGACGATTAGTATCTGCATGTAGGTAATCTggattaatatatttttaaacagGCTTAGATATAATTCTAAGCCTGAAAAACGTTTAAAGGCCCCACAAGGGAACCCTTCCGATGGCGTTGGCTCTGGTGTATCC from the Bufo bufo chromosome 2, aBufBuf1.1, whole genome shotgun sequence genome contains:
- the SNRNP35 gene encoding U11/U12 small nuclear ribonucleoprotein 35 kDa protein, whose translation is MNEWAPIAKNYHPLKAGSIDGTDEDPHDRAVLRAMLARYVPNKGVVGDPQLTLFVARLSQQTTEEKLKEVFSRYGDIQRIRLVRDFITGFSKGYAFIEYKQENAIKKAYRDANKLVVDQQEVFVDFELERTLKGWIPRRLGGGFGGKKESGQLRFGGRDRPFRKPINLPFFPSNTRLEVHGENRQRSRSRERPYDRRGKKEYTRDRGRDRWPQRSEREHTTERHSKEERNRDRDDKDRSRRESKRERSRERDHRR